In Ostrea edulis chromosome 10, xbOstEdul1.1, whole genome shotgun sequence, one genomic interval encodes:
- the LOC125667507 gene encoding coiled-coil domain-containing protein 89-like, which yields MSNTRNPKDIRDLVNNSERDMGDMKSNLDKLKNLSEDDKKENAMLRSRIDEQCQLIMILKQRADDVQGKSSTLERINKELIEFRGNAQEMLNAEIRKNTLLEKRFDELASNHQEMIKIKDEYKRSNQDLRQENSRLRDENARLFSGAITEKDQQIADLEKRLAGLKEQSSSQEIRQRQSIQDLKVQEQELQRKVETLQEQYKTDVKNLNSKLQEAEERLKGANYKLQNQLDNKRSADQESQTKIQSLTKEKDELLDLAMQRGKIIQKEQSENKKLQKKMEEMEKSIRSMEDKFEREAATVNANLQVRKLRDELSSTEARCKEVMRDFETFKKYSNTLLQKEKEINERLRHLAE from the exons ATGTCGAACACAAGAAATCCTAAAGATATCCGTGACTTGGTGAATAACAGCGAGCGG GATATGGGAGATATGAAAAGTAATCTAGACAAACTAAAGAATTTATCTGAAGATGACAAGAAAGAAAATGCAATGTTAAGATCCCGAATTGATGAGCAATGTCAACTGATTATGATCCTTAAACAGAGAGCAGATGATGTGCAGGGCAAGTCTTCTACCCTGGAGCGAATCAATAAAGAATTAATAGAATTTCGGGGCAATGCTCAGGAAATGTTGAATGcagaaataagaaaaaatacacTGCTTGAGAAACGTTTTGATGAGCTTGCATCGAATCACCAGGAAATGATTAAGATTAAAGATGAATACAAGCGCTCCAATCAAGATCTTCGACAAGAAAACTCGAGACTCAGGGATGAAAACGCTCGGTTGTTTTCGGGTGCAATAACTGAGAAAGACCAGCAGATTGCGGACTTGGAGAAAAGACTTGCAGGTTTAAAAGAACAGAGCAGTAGTCAAGAGATCAGGCAAAG ACAGAGTATTCAAGATCTGAAGGTCCAGGAACAGGAACTGCAGAGGAAGGTGGAGACATTACAggaacagtataaaactgacgtAAAAAACCTCAACAGCAAACTCCAAGAGGCAGAGGAAAGGTTAAAAG GTGCTAATTATAAGTTACAGAACCAGCTGGATAACAAAAGATCAGCTGATCAGGAATCTCAAACCAAAATCCAGTCCCTCACGAAGGAGAAGGATGAACTGCTAGACCTTGCCATGCAAAGGGGAAAGATTATTCAG aaAGAACAATCTGAAAACAAGAAGCTACAGAAAAAGATGGAGGAGATGGAGAAATCAATCCGCAGCATGGAAGACAAATTTGA GAGAGAGGCAGCTACAGTTAATGCTAATCTGCAGGTGCGGAAATTACGAGACGAACTCAGCTCGACTGAAGCACGCTGTAAAGAAGTAATGAGG